One region of Streptomyces rishiriensis genomic DNA includes:
- the ureA gene encoding urease subunit gamma: protein MRLTPTERDRLLLFGAAELARARRARGLRLNVPEATALIADTVCEAARDGARLAAAIERARSVLGPDDVLPGVADVVTEVHVEAVFDDGTRLAVVGDPIAGGTLGDRAPGALLPGPEHAEPEAAVRLAVTNTATVPVSVTSHFHFFEANPRLDFLREKAYGMRLAVPAGSSVRFGPGESSEVGLVPIGGDRVAIGFAGLVDGALDAPGAKDEALRRAAACGYLGAEGGGAR from the coding sequence GTGCGACTCACCCCCACCGAACGGGACCGCCTCCTGCTCTTCGGCGCGGCGGAGCTGGCCCGGGCGAGAAGGGCCCGCGGGCTCAGGCTGAACGTCCCCGAGGCGACCGCGCTCATCGCGGACACGGTGTGCGAGGCCGCCCGTGACGGCGCCCGGCTCGCCGCGGCGATCGAACGCGCCCGGTCGGTCCTCGGCCCGGACGACGTGCTGCCGGGCGTCGCGGACGTCGTCACCGAGGTGCACGTCGAGGCCGTCTTCGACGACGGCACGCGTCTCGCGGTGGTCGGCGATCCGATCGCCGGCGGCACGCTCGGGGACCGGGCGCCGGGGGCCCTGCTGCCGGGGCCCGAGCACGCCGAGCCCGAGGCGGCCGTGCGGCTGGCGGTCACGAACACGGCGACCGTGCCCGTCTCCGTCACCTCCCACTTCCACTTCTTCGAGGCCAACCCGCGGCTCGACTTCCTGCGCGAGAAGGCCTACGGGATGCGGCTCGCCGTCCCCGCCGGGTCCTCCGTGCGCTTCGGGCCGGGCGAGAGCAGTGAGGTCGGACTCGTGCCGATCGGCGGCGACCGGGTCGCGATCGGCTTCGCCGGTCTGGTCGACGGGGCGCTCGACGCGCCGGGGGCGAAGGACGAGGCCCTGCGCCGGGCCGCCGCCTGCGGATACCTCGGAGCGGAAGGGGGAGGGGCCCGATGA
- a CDS encoding PucR family transcriptional regulator, with translation MRENVRVTADAPSFSHAGDYQELVDEISELLGAPATLENRDFELIAFGAYDSEDELDASTLDPVRTRSILTRRSTAAVRTWFEGFGITRATGPVRIPPTPEAGVHRGRVCLPARHRGVVLGYVWLLDDDPGPSDAQLAAAMEVTGRIGALLADEAQHGADLTRELRAVLTAQADWQRDMAVAELRIALGARADGPHTVVCVTPWPSADPDDAPSLRTLPGATALCTVPWGGGPSHPLDAQADSQSLALLVRLRSTDTLTPATSAAARLLERARESAAGVAAGRLGLAELGSAWQEASASARAALAEPGLGPVARWASIGPYRLLTALPRESAQDPAVRTLLEHAHHELARTAEVYLDRAGQAGRTAAELGIHRQTLYYRLSRVEQLTGLDLDDGEDRLLLHMTLKAARLP, from the coding sequence ATGCGGGAGAATGTCCGGGTGACAGCCGATGCGCCATCGTTCAGCCACGCGGGCGACTACCAGGAGCTGGTCGACGAGATCTCCGAGCTGCTCGGCGCTCCCGCGACCCTGGAGAACCGGGACTTCGAGCTGATCGCCTTCGGCGCCTACGACAGCGAGGACGAGCTGGACGCGTCGACGCTGGATCCGGTGCGCACCCGCTCGATCCTGACCCGGCGCTCCACAGCCGCCGTCCGCACCTGGTTCGAGGGCTTCGGCATCACCCGCGCGACCGGCCCGGTGCGGATCCCGCCGACCCCGGAGGCCGGGGTGCACCGGGGGCGCGTCTGCCTCCCCGCACGGCACCGGGGGGTCGTCCTCGGCTACGTCTGGCTGCTCGACGACGACCCCGGGCCCTCGGACGCCCAGCTGGCGGCCGCGATGGAGGTGACCGGCCGGATCGGCGCCCTGCTAGCCGACGAGGCCCAGCACGGGGCGGACCTCACGCGGGAGCTGCGGGCGGTGCTGACCGCGCAGGCCGACTGGCAGCGGGACATGGCGGTGGCGGAGTTGCGCATCGCGCTCGGCGCCCGCGCGGACGGCCCGCACACGGTGGTGTGCGTGACGCCCTGGCCGTCCGCCGACCCGGACGACGCGCCTTCGCTGCGTACGCTCCCGGGGGCGACGGCACTGTGCACGGTCCCGTGGGGCGGGGGCCCCTCCCACCCCCTCGACGCACAGGCGGATTCCCAGTCCCTGGCCCTGCTGGTCCGCCTGCGCTCCACGGACACCCTCACCCCGGCGACGTCGGCGGCGGCCCGGCTGCTGGAGCGGGCGAGGGAGTCCGCCGCGGGCGTGGCGGCCGGGCGGCTCGGCCTCGCGGAACTCGGCAGCGCCTGGCAGGAGGCGTCGGCGTCGGCGCGGGCGGCCCTGGCCGAACCCGGCCTCGGCCCGGTCGCCCGGTGGGCGTCCATCGGCCCCTACCGGCTTCTGACCGCCCTGCCCCGGGAGAGCGCCCAGGACCCCGCCGTACGGACCCTGTTGGAGCACGCCCACCACGAACTCGCCCGTACGGCCGAGGTGTACCTCGACCGCGCGGGCCAAGCCGGCCGCACGGCGGCCGAGTTGGGCATCCACCGGCAGACCCTCTACTACCGGCTGTCCCGGGTGGAACAACTCACCGGCCTGGACCTCGACGACGGCGAGGACCGGCTGCTCCTGCACATGACCCTGAAGGCGGCCCGGCTGCCCTAG
- a CDS encoding urease subunit alpha: MNPYEYAATHGPRAGDRVRLGDSGLVVRVESDAQLHGDEFLAGFGKTARDGLHLKAAAVRETCDVVISNVVVIDAVQGIRKVSIGIREGRIHAIGRAGNPDTLDGVDVVVGTGTSIVSGEGLIATAGAVDTHVHLLSPRIMEASLASGVTTVIGQEFGPVWGVGVNSPWALRHAFNAFDAWPVNIGFLGRGSSSSAAPLVEALAEGGASGFKVHEDMGAHTRALDTALRVAEEHDVQVALHSDGLNECLSVEDTLRVLEGRTIHAFHIEGCGGGHVPNVLKMAGVANVIGSSTNPTLPFGRDAVAEHYGMIVSVHDLKTDLPGDAAMARDRIRAGTMGAEDVLHDLGAIGITSSDAQGMGRAGETVRRTFAMAGKMKAEFGAPDDGHDNERVLRYIAKLTVNPAIAHGLAHEIGSIEVGKLADIVLWRPEYFGAKPQLVLKSGFPAYGVVGDPNAATDTCEPLVLGPQFGAYGATPADISVAFVARAALDQGGDSMPTRRRRVAVRGTRGIGPADLCRNSRTGAVDVDRRTGLVTLDGEPLRSEPAESVSLNRLYFL; the protein is encoded by the coding sequence ATGAACCCCTACGAGTACGCCGCCACCCACGGCCCCAGGGCCGGCGACCGGGTACGCCTCGGCGATTCGGGGCTCGTCGTCCGCGTCGAGTCCGACGCCCAGCTGCACGGCGACGAGTTCCTGGCCGGCTTCGGCAAGACCGCGCGGGACGGGCTGCACCTCAAGGCCGCCGCCGTCCGCGAGACCTGTGACGTCGTGATCAGCAACGTCGTCGTGATCGACGCGGTGCAGGGGATCCGGAAGGTGTCGATCGGCATCCGGGAGGGCCGGATCCACGCGATCGGGCGGGCCGGGAACCCCGACACCCTCGACGGCGTGGACGTCGTGGTCGGCACCGGCACGTCCATCGTGTCCGGCGAGGGGCTGATCGCCACCGCGGGCGCCGTCGACACCCACGTCCATCTGCTGTCGCCGCGGATCATGGAGGCCTCGCTCGCCTCCGGAGTGACCACGGTCATCGGGCAGGAGTTCGGGCCCGTGTGGGGCGTCGGCGTCAACTCGCCCTGGGCGCTGCGGCACGCGTTCAACGCCTTCGACGCCTGGCCGGTCAACATCGGCTTCCTCGGCCGGGGTTCGTCCTCGTCCGCCGCCCCCCTGGTGGAGGCCCTCGCCGAGGGCGGCGCCTCGGGCTTCAAGGTGCACGAGGACATGGGCGCCCACACCCGGGCACTGGACACGGCGTTGCGGGTCGCCGAGGAACACGACGTCCAGGTCGCCCTGCACAGCGACGGACTGAACGAGTGCCTGTCGGTCGAGGACACCCTGCGGGTGCTGGAGGGCCGGACCATCCACGCCTTCCACATCGAGGGCTGCGGCGGCGGGCATGTGCCCAACGTGCTGAAGATGGCGGGCGTCGCCAACGTCATCGGCTCCTCCACCAACCCCACCCTCCCCTTCGGCCGGGACGCGGTGGCCGAGCACTACGGCATGATCGTCTCCGTCCACGACCTGAAGACCGACCTGCCCGGCGACGCCGCCATGGCCCGCGACCGGATCCGGGCCGGGACCATGGGCGCCGAGGACGTCCTGCACGACCTGGGCGCGATCGGCATCACCTCGTCCGACGCCCAGGGCATGGGCCGCGCGGGGGAGACGGTCCGCCGTACGTTCGCCATGGCCGGGAAGATGAAGGCCGAGTTCGGCGCCCCGGACGACGGCCACGACAACGAGCGCGTCCTGCGCTACATCGCCAAGCTGACCGTCAACCCGGCCATCGCCCACGGCCTCGCGCACGAGATCGGCTCCATCGAGGTCGGCAAGCTCGCCGACATCGTGCTGTGGCGTCCCGAGTACTTCGGCGCCAAACCGCAGCTGGTGCTCAAGTCGGGCTTCCCGGCCTACGGCGTGGTCGGCGACCCGAACGCGGCCACCGACACCTGCGAACCCCTGGTCCTCGGACCGCAGTTCGGGGCGTACGGGGCCACGCCCGCCGACATCTCGGTCGCCTTCGTCGCCCGGGCCGCCCTCGACCAGGGCGGCGACTCGATGCCGACCCGACGCCGCAGGGTCGCCGTCCGCGGCACCCGCGGCATCGGCCCCGCCGACCTGTGCCGCAACTCCCGTACCGGAGCGGTCGACGTCGACCGGCGCACCGGCCTGGTCACCCTCGACGGCGAGCCGCTGCGCTCCGAGCCCGCCGAGTCCGTCTCCCTCAACCGCCTGTACTTCCTCTGA
- a CDS encoding proline dehydrogenase family protein has protein sequence MLGPVILAASRSDRMRRLISAAPVTKQVVDRFIPGETVDDIVPIVERLTADGLELTMDVVGEDITTPEQAAAARDAYLALIDRLEQLALGERVEMSVKLSMFGQALDGGHELALANVRPVVEAAAAIGTTVTLDAEDHTTLDSMFAIHEELRKDFPQTGCVIQAYLFRTEADARRLAASGSRVRLVKGAYKEPAEVAHQQKHEIDKAYVRILRTLMEGEGYPMIGSHDPRLISIAQELARKAGRKLDEYEFQMLYGIRGDEHLRLAAEGHRMRVYTAYGTDWYGYFMRRLAEKPANLRFFARSMLTRG, from the coding sequence GTGCTGGGTCCCGTGATTCTCGCCGCTTCGCGCAGCGACCGGATGCGACGCCTTATCTCGGCGGCCCCGGTGACGAAGCAGGTCGTGGACCGCTTCATCCCCGGTGAGACGGTCGACGACATCGTCCCGATCGTCGAGCGGCTCACCGCGGACGGGCTGGAGCTGACGATGGACGTCGTCGGCGAGGACATCACCACCCCCGAGCAGGCCGCCGCCGCCCGGGACGCCTACCTGGCGCTGATCGACCGGCTCGAGCAGCTGGCACTCGGCGAGCGGGTGGAGATGTCCGTCAAGCTGTCGATGTTCGGTCAAGCGCTGGACGGCGGCCACGAGCTGGCCCTGGCCAACGTGCGTCCGGTCGTCGAGGCCGCCGCGGCCATCGGCACCACCGTCACCCTCGACGCCGAGGACCACACCACCCTCGACTCGATGTTCGCCATCCACGAGGAGCTGCGGAAGGACTTCCCGCAGACCGGCTGTGTCATCCAGGCCTACCTGTTCCGTACCGAGGCCGACGCCCGCCGGCTCGCCGCGAGCGGCAGCCGGGTGCGGCTCGTGAAGGGCGCGTACAAGGAGCCCGCCGAGGTCGCCCACCAGCAGAAGCACGAGATCGACAAGGCGTACGTCCGGATCCTGCGCACGCTGATGGAGGGAGAGGGGTACCCGATGATCGGGTCCCACGACCCGCGCCTCATCTCGATCGCGCAGGAGCTCGCCCGCAAGGCAGGGCGCAAGCTGGACGAGTACGAGTTCCAGATGCTGTACGGCATCCGCGGCGACGAGCACCTGCGGCTGGCGGCCGAAGGCCACCGCATGCGCGTCTACACCGCCTACGGCACCGACTGGTACGGCTACTTCATGCGCCGTCTCGCGGAGAAGCCGGCCAACCTGCGGTTCTTCGCCCGCAGCATGCTCACCCGGGGCTGA
- a CDS encoding 3-isopropylmalate dehydrogenase, with amino-acid sequence MSRSLNLAVIPGDGIGQEVVAEGLKVLSAVLPQDVKLETEEYDFGARRYHATGETLTDADVEALKRHDAILLGAIGDPSVPSGVLERGFLLKLRFLFDHHVNLRPSKLLPGVATPLAGQPEIDFVVVREGTEGPYTGNGGTIRKGTPHEVATEVSVNTAFGVERVVRDAFARAQARPRKKLTLVHKNNVLAFAGHLWTNVFNRVAQEFPDVTTDYIHVDAATIYLVTDPARFDVIVTDNLFGDIITDLAAAVSGGIGVAASGNINPSGEFPSMFEPVHGSAPDIAGQGKADPTATVLSVALLLRHLGYDAEAVRIEDAVSVDLEERGSLPARSTSEIGDALAVRVAG; translated from the coding sequence ATGTCTCGCAGCCTCAATCTCGCAGTGATTCCCGGTGACGGCATCGGCCAGGAGGTCGTGGCCGAAGGTCTCAAGGTCCTCTCCGCCGTCCTCCCGCAGGATGTGAAGCTGGAGACCGAGGAGTACGACTTCGGCGCCCGGCGCTACCACGCCACCGGTGAGACGCTCACCGACGCGGACGTCGAGGCGCTCAAGCGGCACGACGCCATCCTGCTCGGCGCGATCGGCGACCCGAGCGTCCCCTCCGGCGTCCTGGAGCGGGGTTTCCTGCTCAAGCTGCGCTTCCTCTTCGACCACCACGTCAACCTGCGTCCGTCGAAGCTCCTCCCGGGGGTCGCCACCCCGCTGGCCGGCCAGCCCGAGATCGACTTCGTCGTGGTCCGCGAGGGCACCGAGGGCCCGTACACCGGCAACGGCGGCACGATCCGCAAGGGCACTCCGCACGAGGTCGCCACCGAGGTCTCCGTGAACACGGCCTTCGGGGTCGAGCGCGTGGTCCGGGACGCCTTCGCGCGCGCCCAGGCCCGCCCCCGCAAGAAGCTCACGCTGGTCCACAAGAACAACGTGCTGGCCTTCGCCGGTCACCTCTGGACGAACGTCTTCAACCGGGTGGCCCAGGAGTTCCCCGACGTCACCACGGACTACATCCACGTGGACGCGGCGACGATCTACCTCGTCACCGATCCCGCGCGCTTCGACGTCATCGTCACGGACAACCTCTTCGGCGACATCATCACCGACCTCGCCGCGGCCGTCTCCGGCGGGATCGGCGTCGCCGCGAGCGGGAACATCAACCCGTCCGGCGAGTTCCCGTCCATGTTCGAGCCGGTGCACGGCTCGGCCCCGGACATCGCCGGCCAGGGCAAGGCGGACCCCACCGCCACCGTCCTGTCCGTCGCGCTGCTCCTGCGCCACCTCGGCTACGACGCCGAGGCGGTCCGCATCGAGGACGCCGTCTCCGTCGACCTGGAGGAGCGCGGCTCGCTGCCCGCGCGCAGCACCTCCGAGATCGGTGACGCGCTCGCCGTACGAGTAGCCGGCTGA
- a CDS encoding TetR/AcrR family transcriptional regulator encodes MGHREDLLEGAKRCLLEKGFLRTTARDVVKESGTNLASIGYHYGSKDALLVKAYVSLIEGAGDDFDPGWGAGGEVTAPAGSLERFQEVWASIIGSVPRTRAIWLLSFELIVQGDRLPEVRKLLAAAQEEGRSGIVPMFNGVPEDQLDKETVDTEGRFYQTLLNGLMVQWLFDPDSATDAAQLTEGLRRVIAGAAKS; translated from the coding sequence ATGGGACACCGTGAGGATCTGCTCGAAGGCGCCAAGCGCTGCCTGCTGGAGAAGGGGTTCCTGCGTACGACCGCGCGGGACGTCGTCAAGGAGTCGGGGACCAACCTCGCGTCCATCGGCTATCACTACGGCTCGAAGGACGCGCTGCTGGTGAAGGCGTACGTCTCGTTGATCGAGGGCGCCGGCGACGACTTCGACCCGGGCTGGGGCGCGGGGGGCGAGGTGACCGCGCCCGCCGGGTCGCTGGAACGCTTCCAGGAGGTATGGGCGAGCATCATCGGCTCGGTGCCGCGGACGCGGGCCATCTGGCTGCTGAGCTTCGAACTCATCGTCCAGGGCGACCGGCTCCCCGAGGTGCGCAAGCTGCTGGCCGCGGCGCAGGAGGAGGGCCGGTCGGGGATCGTGCCCATGTTCAACGGGGTCCCGGAGGATCAGCTCGACAAGGAGACCGTGGACACGGAGGGCCGCTTCTACCAGACCCTTCTCAACGGGCTCATGGTCCAGTGGCTCTTCGACCCGGACTCGGCGACCGACGCGGCACAGCTCACCGAAGGACTGCGCCGGGTGATCGCGGGCGCCGCGAAGAGCTGA
- a CDS encoding TetR/AcrR family transcriptional regulator, producing MAAAARERRNAPPREEVLAAAMEMIAERGLEKLTMAGLGREMGMSSGHLLYYFHSKDELLLRTLEWSEGRLGAERARLLARAAPARERLDAYVDLYVPDGHRDPHWTLWLEVWNRSQSAAVDAAARDRQAAIEGAWHRDLVALLAEGVSRGEFRPVDPDRFAARLRALLDGFSIHVAIGLRGTGREQVLGHVREFLAESLLAEA from the coding sequence ATGGCCGCAGCGGCACGGGAACGCAGGAACGCGCCACCCCGCGAGGAGGTCCTCGCCGCCGCCATGGAGATGATCGCCGAGCGCGGTCTGGAGAAGCTCACCATGGCGGGCCTCGGCCGCGAGATGGGGATGAGCAGCGGCCATCTCCTGTACTACTTCCACTCCAAGGACGAGCTGCTGCTGCGCACCCTGGAGTGGAGCGAGGGCCGGCTCGGCGCCGAGCGCGCCCGGCTGCTGGCCCGCGCCGCCCCCGCCCGCGAGCGGCTCGACGCCTATGTCGACCTGTACGTCCCCGACGGCCACCGCGACCCGCACTGGACGCTCTGGCTGGAGGTCTGGAACCGCTCGCAGAGCGCCGCCGTCGACGCGGCGGCCCGGGACCGCCAGGCGGCCATCGAGGGCGCCTGGCACCGCGACCTGGTCGCCCTGCTGGCGGAAGGGGTGTCGCGGGGGGAGTTCCGGCCCGTGGACCCCGACCGGTTCGCGGCCCGGCTGCGCGCCCTCCTCGACGGCTTCTCCATCCATGTGGCCATCGGACTGCGGGGCACGGGCCGCGAACAGGTCCTCGGGCACGTCAGGGAGTTCCTGGCCGAGAGCCTGCTCGCGGAGGCGTGA
- a CDS encoding alpha/beta fold hydrolase, which produces MTLHAHRQVRHRTTTVRGHEVYYREAGPADAPVLLLLHGFPSSSHMFRDLIPLLADSHRVIAPDHIGFGRSAAPADFRYTFDELAAVTTEFTEQLGLKEFALYIQDYGSPIGLRLALAHPDRVTAIVTQNGNAYEEGLGAEAWAPVLALIAERTPGTEAPVREISGPDGIRWQYLHGVPPEQQELVSPDAYEHDAALMARPGQPEIQLDLISDYGSNFALYPAFQEYFRTSQVPLLAVWGAGDEIFVPAGALAFRRDLPRAEVHLLPTGHFALETHADQIAALIRDFLGRTRTR; this is translated from the coding sequence ATGACCCTCCACGCCCACCGCCAGGTCCGTCATCGCACCACCACCGTCCGCGGCCACGAGGTGTACTACCGGGAGGCGGGCCCGGCCGACGCGCCGGTCCTGCTGCTGCTGCACGGCTTCCCGAGCAGCTCCCACATGTTCCGCGACCTGATCCCGCTCCTCGCCGACAGCCATCGCGTCATCGCCCCCGACCACATCGGCTTCGGCCGGTCGGCGGCGCCCGCCGACTTCCGGTACACCTTCGACGAACTGGCGGCCGTCACCACCGAGTTCACCGAGCAGCTCGGTCTGAAGGAGTTCGCGCTCTACATCCAGGACTACGGCTCCCCCATCGGCCTGCGCCTCGCCCTCGCCCATCCCGACCGGGTGACCGCGATCGTCACGCAGAACGGCAACGCCTACGAGGAGGGACTCGGGGCCGAGGCCTGGGCTCCGGTGCTGGCGCTGATCGCGGAGCGGACCCCCGGGACCGAGGCGCCGGTGCGGGAGATCAGCGGCCCGGACGGGATCAGGTGGCAGTACCTGCACGGGGTTCCGCCGGAGCAGCAGGAGCTCGTGAGCCCCGACGCCTACGAGCACGACGCGGCCCTCATGGCCCGGCCCGGTCAGCCGGAGATCCAGCTCGACCTGATCTCCGACTACGGTTCCAACTTCGCCCTCTACCCGGCCTTCCAGGAGTACTTCCGCACCAGTCAGGTCCCGCTGCTGGCGGTCTGGGGCGCGGGCGACGAGATCTTCGTCCCGGCCGGCGCGCTCGCCTTCCGCCGCGACCTGCCCCGGGCGGAGGTGCACCTGCTGCCCACCGGCCACTTCGCCCTGGAGACGCACGCGGACCAGATCGCGGCGCTGATCAGGGACTTCCTCGGACGCACCCGCACCCGCTGA
- a CDS encoding branched-chain amino acid aminotransferase has protein sequence MTTPTIELKPSASPTSAAERQAILANPGFGRHFTDHMVTIKWTEGRGWHDGQLVPYAPIPLDPATNVLHYAQEIFEGLKAYRRPDGSVATFRPDQNAKRFQRSARRLAMPELPVETFIEACDALVGQDKDWVPAHGGEESLYLRPFMIATEVGLGVKPANEYLFLVIASPAGAYFPGGVKPVSIWVSEEHVRAVPGGMGDAKTGGNYAASLLAQAEAAAQGCAQVCYLDAVERKWVEELGGMNLYFVYDDKIITPSLTGSILEGVTRDSLLTVARDLGYRAEEGRVSVEQWQRDSESGALKEVFACGTAAVITPVGTVKRTAGEWRQSGGEPGEVTLELRRALLDIQRGTAEDKHGWMHELG, from the coding sequence ATGACGACGCCCACGATCGAGCTCAAGCCCTCCGCCAGTCCCACCTCCGCCGCCGAGCGGCAGGCGATCCTGGCGAACCCCGGGTTCGGCCGCCACTTCACCGACCACATGGTGACGATCAAGTGGACCGAGGGCCGCGGCTGGCACGACGGTCAGCTCGTTCCGTACGCGCCGATCCCGCTCGACCCGGCCACCAACGTCCTGCACTACGCGCAGGAGATCTTCGAGGGCCTGAAGGCGTACCGCCGCCCCGACGGCTCGGTCGCCACCTTCCGCCCGGACCAGAACGCCAAGCGCTTCCAGCGTTCCGCCCGTCGTCTGGCCATGCCCGAGCTGCCGGTCGAGACGTTCATCGAGGCGTGCGACGCGCTCGTCGGCCAGGACAAGGACTGGGTGCCCGCGCACGGCGGTGAGGAGTCCCTCTACCTGCGGCCGTTCATGATCGCGACCGAGGTCGGCCTGGGCGTGAAGCCGGCCAACGAGTACCTGTTCCTGGTCATCGCCTCGCCGGCCGGCGCCTACTTCCCGGGGGGCGTCAAGCCCGTCTCCATCTGGGTCTCCGAGGAGCACGTGCGTGCCGTTCCCGGTGGCATGGGCGACGCCAAGACGGGCGGCAACTACGCCGCGTCCCTGCTCGCCCAGGCCGAGGCCGCCGCCCAGGGGTGCGCCCAGGTCTGCTACCTCGACGCGGTCGAGCGCAAGTGGGTCGAGGAACTCGGCGGGATGAACCTGTACTTCGTGTACGACGACAAGATCATCACGCCCTCGCTGACGGGCTCCATCCTGGAGGGCGTCACCCGTGACAGCCTCCTCACCGTCGCGCGCGACCTCGGCTACCGGGCCGAGGAGGGCCGGGTCTCCGTCGAGCAGTGGCAGCGCGACTCCGAGAGCGGCGCCCTCAAGGAGGTCTTCGCCTGCGGCACCGCCGCCGTGATCACCCCGGTCGGCACGGTCAAGCGCACCGCCGGCGAATGGCGGCAGTCGGGCGGCGAGCCCGGCGAGGTCACCCTCGAGCTCCGCCGGGCCCTGCTGGACATCCAGCGCGGCACGGCCGAGGACAAGCACGGCTGGATGCACGAGCTGGGCTAG
- a CDS encoding agmatine deiminase family protein — MSAAADGFRMPAEWAPHERTWMAWPGPNPTFDDPDHLTASRAAWASVARAVRRFEPVTVVCGPGQSAHARALLGPGVDTVERELDDAWMRDIGPTFLTGADGRLAAVDWTFNGWGAQGWARWEHDAKIAAYVSDLAGARTYASTLVNEGGAFHVDGEGTVLLTETVQLGPERNPGWTREEAEAEIHAMLGTRKAIWLPRGLTGDYPPHGFGTLGHVDIVAAFARPGVVVAHHQPDPAHPDHEVTKEVIGLLKAQTDARGRRLEVVEVAAPTVLEADGRWADYSYINHYLCNGGVVLCGFDDPRDEQAAGVFRRLFPDRTVTLVDARTIFSGGGGIHCITQQQPRV, encoded by the coding sequence ATGTCTGCTGCCGCCGACGGCTTCCGCATGCCCGCCGAGTGGGCCCCGCACGAGCGCACCTGGATGGCGTGGCCGGGCCCCAACCCCACCTTCGACGACCCCGACCACCTGACCGCCTCCCGGGCCGCCTGGGCCTCGGTCGCCCGCGCGGTCCGCCGCTTCGAGCCGGTGACGGTGGTGTGCGGCCCCGGGCAGTCGGCGCACGCCCGCGCCCTCCTCGGTCCGGGCGTCGACACGGTCGAGCGCGAGCTCGACGACGCCTGGATGCGCGACATCGGCCCCACCTTCCTGACCGGTGCGGACGGGCGGCTCGCCGCCGTCGACTGGACGTTCAACGGCTGGGGCGCCCAGGGCTGGGCCCGCTGGGAGCACGACGCGAAGATCGCCGCGTACGTCTCGGACCTCGCGGGGGCACGGACGTACGCCTCGACCCTGGTCAACGAGGGCGGCGCCTTCCATGTCGACGGCGAGGGGACGGTCCTGCTGACGGAGACGGTCCAGCTCGGCCCGGAGCGCAATCCGGGGTGGACGCGCGAGGAGGCCGAGGCGGAGATCCACGCCATGCTCGGCACCCGCAAGGCGATCTGGCTGCCCCGCGGGCTCACCGGCGACTACCCGCCCCACGGCTTCGGCACCCTCGGCCACGTCGACATCGTCGCCGCCTTCGCCCGCCCCGGAGTCGTCGTCGCCCACCACCAGCCCGATCCGGCCCACCCCGACCACGAGGTCACGAAGGAGGTCATCGGACTGCTGAAGGCGCAGACCGACGCGCGCGGCCGCCGTCTGGAGGTCGTCGAGGTCGCCGCCCCGACGGTCCTGGAGGCCGACGGGCGCTGGGCCGACTACTCGTACATCAACCACTACCTCTGCAACGGCGGCGTCGTGCTCTGCGGCTTCGACGATCCGCGCGACGAGCAGGCGGCGGGCGTCTTCCGCCGCCTGTTCCCGGACCGCACGGTCACCCTGGTGGACGCCCGTACGATCTTCTCCGGCGGCGGTGGCATCCACTGCATCACCCAGCAGCAGCCGAGGGTCTGA